The window aatttatataataaagtctaataaactttatattataatgtatcaatatacattatattaattcccaaagtaaatttgaacatttcaaattacaaccaatataaataaatctcattactctttatgagctaggaaggggacctaatggacctacagatcagaagctacaacgatatgagattaattagctaaactcattaactacattaatcaatattcgttaactgtgtgtacactccactaaagactcacagctgaactcttctcactgtagatatatttctgtgtccacggatatagaccaataccagtaaattagtccttcacaagtgttcgtaacaccagttgggtcaaattaccgttttacccataggttacctctagtccttaaataccagtgctcctctaatgaacaacatgtttatggtccaaccactaaacagaaaaccctctcgtgccatagagagggtagggccctttgttcaagtcccggagacaccatttaagggaacacttatctacttaccctaaaggcgggaaggagtgaattccatcttgtgtgattatgtttccaactccccactcggtcttatccccaaaatgataagcatattgagtcggaaatttggccactctcacccatacaaatcaaaggacaatccctcgcaaacaggagttcataatacactcaggattaagactaagtcacctaggtcatcctaatgaaatagaaatccaactagttaacggagttacatctagtgattactatttcgtggtccagtcttatgcaaactcattgtataggataccctcactcacatgttgcatacatgaacacattggatcaatgtgtttgtatcaaatacaaagtgagccgtatccatagtgttaacaggataaggtacccaaccttaaccttatactatagaccctttaagctgatcttgaacattgatctccgtatgtctttacatactgttcaagactcatcaaacagcttaggatattagtttattggatttagattattaagacaaagctaataatataatcaataacactcattgaaattataataataaaacactttattaatggcagtcaattaattatatttactatctacgagttttaggacataaaactcaatactaaaatccgaacatgtgtcatccttaaactaccttaagtagttttgtatcttcaaaaattgatttgaacttaagaacctaaaagatgcgtgcaagatgtaatgaaataacaaaaataactgcaagatgtgtgcgggcctaagaaagttactaaacatgcaaaaaaatagctctaaatggattaggaggtgtaccaatttgattttcaaataaatagtgaaagtttggaacatgcaagatacgtgcgagatacgtgcgagatacgtgcgagataaagcatgagagcctaagagagttactaaacatgcaaagaatagctctaaatggattaggagatgtaccaagttgattttgaaataaatagtgaaagtttggaacgtgcaaGATACGtacgagatgtgtgcgagatacatgcgagataaaaaaaaacgtgcgagataaaaaaaatgcgtgcgagataaaaaaaaccttcattccttctattcctattgcttactcttcctctatttgatccaactaaatcctcttCCTCtaattcaattcatttttcactacccattgaactttctaaaaacctaaaaccaaactttgactaaactaatttacggcaaataagtccaattccaaaaaccagacaattacggatgaaaatagcaccaaataccccaaccaaacatttacttacagtagataaattgaaaatcggttagacatgaaactcacccaaataagagaaaacgctcaaagttgattgaatggttcgaataggagcgacgaaatgcactggacaatgaccgacgaagggcaagcgacgatgggcggagtaggttcaggtgttctacgcgaaagaaaagagaagggaaagagaactatacgcgaaagagaaggaattgatcgtggagagaaggaaaagcaaacgtggaagagagaaaggaaaagaagggcatttttgtccattcacacccaaattgtcctaaaagtctttcttttgaaaacttgtcccaaaattcatttaaacctctttttttaacccatttttggcaatttcccaacccctttttcttcttcgtgAAACCTACAACCCTTGCCATCACAGTCGAATTCCATTCGTAGCCCGAGCTTCGCTCATCCATCTATCGTTCAAAGTCCCATGTGGTCGACGGTTTGGTTGCTGGTGATCCGGCACCGACTTGGTTGTGTTATGGGTTGCTATGAGGGTGGAAAGATTAGGGttagagagaaagaagagaagGCGGGATGAAAAGGGGTTGGGATGGTGGGGTGGATGAATTAATTGGGGTTTTGGAAAATAATTTTAggtaaaaacaaaaatgacaCATAAATTCACCAATTATATTTGTGTAATTAAGGAGTAAACTCAGATATTCTCgtaaataatagaaaaattgaATATAAATGTAATAAAGGGTCTTAATGTCATATTTTCTTAAAGTTTCTCCCGACGAAGCCTTCCTTGAGATTGGGCTTGTGTTCGTTCAAAACTTTGTTCTAAGTTTCAAGTTTCTCTCCTGCCACAGCCAAAGCTTTGATTAAAAAAACATGCGGCCATGTACTGTTCCATTCGCCTTTTGCACAGCACTGTTCATCTTCTCAAGCCCTCTTCCACATTAAACTCTAACCACAGACCTTTAATTTCTTGTCATTACACTCACTCTGAAGATGATTCCATCAAACCCCTCCTTCAAACACACAATGTTGTTGACCTCCAATTTCTTGTTCAATTACTGCGAAATGGGTCTCCCCCAACTCCTCCCATTCTCACTAAAACCATATCCATCTGCACAAAATCCACCCTTCTGGACTTTGGAATTCAAGTCCATTCAGCCATTATCAAGCTGGGTTTCTCTCTCAATCCTTATATTTTTACTGCTCTTGTTGATATGTATggtaaatgttggtctatctCGGATGCCCACAAGGTGTTTGAAGAAATGAGTCGTCCAAGTGTGGTCTCTTGGAATTCTTTGGTTACTGGTTATTTGCAAGCTGGCTACCCTTTGATGgcagtttctttgtttttagaGATGCTAAAGAAAGGGATTGAACCCACCCCCTTCAGTTTATCTGGTGTTCTTGTGGCCTGTTCTCAGTTACAAAAGGGAGAACTTGGAAGTCAACTCCATGCTATGAGTTTGAAACTAAGGTTTTCGTCTAATGTTGTTGTTGGTACAGGATTAATTGATGTGTACTCTAAGTGTTGCAACCTTGATGATTCGAGGAGAGTGTTTGATATAATGCAGAACAAGAATGTGTTTACTTGGACTTCCATGATCTCTGGTTATGCTCGGAATCAGTTGCCTCATGAGGCAATGATTTTGATGAGAGAAATGCTGCATTTGGATCTTAAACCAAATGGTATGACTTATAATAGCTTGCTAAATTCATTTTCATGTCCTCGTCATTTTGATCAATGTAAGCAAATCCATTGTCGGATAATAGCGGAAGGGTTCGAGAGTAATAACTATATAGCTGCTACCCTTGTTACTGCATATTCAGAATGTAGTAGTAGCTTGGAAGACTATAGGAAGCTTTGCTCAAACATTAGAATGTCAGACCAGATTTCATGGAATGCAGTCATAGCTGGTTTTACTAACTTGGGAATTGGTGAGGAAGCTTTGGAATGTTTCATTCAAATGAGGAGGGAAAAATTTGATGTGGACTTTTTCACATTTACAAGCATTTTTAAGGCTATAGGGATCACTTCAGCTCTAGAAGAAGGAAAGC is drawn from Cucumis melo cultivar AY chromosome 11, USDA_Cmelo_AY_1.0, whole genome shotgun sequence and contains these coding sequences:
- the LOC103502059 gene encoding pentatricopeptide repeat-containing protein At1g11290, chloroplastic; translated protein: MYCSIRLLHSTVHLLKPSSTLNSNHRPLISCHYTHSEDDSIKPLLQTHNVVDLQFLVQLLRNGSPPTPPILTKTISICTKSTLLDFGIQVHSAIIKLGFSLNPYIFTALVDMYGKCWSISDAHKVFEEMSRPSVVSWNSLVTGYLQAGYPLMAVSLFLEMLKKGIEPTPFSLSGVLVACSQLQKGELGSQLHAMSLKLRFSSNVVVGTGLIDVYSKCCNLDDSRRVFDIMQNKNVFTWTSMISGYARNQLPHEAMILMREMLHLDLKPNGMTYNSLLNSFSCPRHFDQCKQIHCRIIAEGFESNNYIAATLVTAYSECSSSLEDYRKLCSNIRMSDQISWNAVIAGFTNLGIGEEALECFIQMRREKFDVDFFTFTSIFKAIGITSALEEGKQIHGLVYKTGYALNLSVQNGLVSMYARCGAIRDSKKVFSMMNEHDLISWNSLLSGCAYHGCGEEAIDLFEKMRRTCIKPDNTSFLAVLTACSHVGLLDKGLEYFKLMRNSELIEPPKLEHYATMVDLFGRAGKLREAEAFIESIPIEPGISIYKALLSACLIHGNKDIAIRTAKKLLELYPYDPATYIMLSNALGRDGYWDDAARIRRLMSNRGVKKEPGFSWM